One window of the Bubalus bubalis isolate 160015118507 breed Murrah chromosome 8, NDDB_SH_1, whole genome shotgun sequence genome contains the following:
- the LOC102390807 gene encoding GTPase IMAP family member 1 isoform X7 — protein MGGRKVARDEENAYGFQEFRSALQERRLRLLLAGRSGTGKSATGNSILQRKHFLSRLAATEVTRACATGSCRWASWDVEVLDTPDLFSPEVAQADPAFEERGRCYLLSAPGPHAVLLVTQLGRFTAQDQRAWRGVKALFGAGIAARAVVVFTRREDLDGGSLQQYVRDTDNRALRELVAECGGRCCAFDNRAADGEREAQVGELMGLVEELVRDHGGAPYTNDVYRLAQTLGGLSPEERLHRVAERLAARAPSWSERWPLAGLWRWPKAAPGTWCKLGLVVLLGALFLLYLLCR, from the coding sequence GTTTCCAGGAGTTCAGGTCCGCCCTGCAGGAGCGCAGGCTGCGCCTCCTCTTGGCCGGGAGGTCGGGGACCGGGAAGAGCGCCACTGGCAACAGCATCCTCCAGCGGAAGCACTTCCTCTCCAGGCTCGCGGCCACGGAGGTGACCAGGGCCTGCGCCACGGGGAGCTGCCGCTGGGCCTCGTGGGATGTGGAAGTCCTCGACACCCCGGACCTCTTCAGTCCCGAGGTCGCCCAGGCAGACCCGGCTTTCGAGGAGAGAGGCCGCTGCTACCTGCTGTCGGCCCCGGGGCCCCACGCCGTGCTCTTGGTGACCCAGCTCGGCCGCTTCACCGCCCAGGACCAGCGGGCCTGGCGCGGGGTGAAGGCGCTCTTCGGGGCGGGCATCGCGGCGCGCGCCGTCGTGGTCTTCACCCGCAGGGAGGACCTGGACGGGGGCTCGCTGCAGCAGTACGTGCGCGACACTGACAACCGCGCGCTCCGGGAGCTGGTGGCCGAGTGCGGGGGCCGCTGCTGCGCCTTCGACAACCGAGCGGCTGACGGGGAGCGGGAGGCGCAGGTCGGGGAGCTGATGGGGCTGGTGGAGGAGCTGGTGAGGGACCACGGCGGCGCCCCCTACACCAACGACGTGTACCGCCTGGCGCAGACCCTGGGCGGGCTGAGCCCTGAGGAGAGGCTGCACAGGGTGGCGGAGCGACTGGCTGCCCGAGCGCCGTCGTGGTCGGAGCGCTGGCCGCTGGCCGGGCTGTGGCGGTGGCCCAAAGCAGCGCCGGGGACCTGGTGTAAGCTGGGCCTGGTGGTCCTGCTGGGCGCCCTGTTCCTGCTGTACCTGCTCTGCAGGTAG
- the LOC102390807 gene encoding GTPase IMAP family member 1 isoform X6, translating into MVTTNSFFVLVTMGGRKVARDEENAYGFQEFRSALQERRLRLLLAGRSGTGKSATGNSILQRKHFLSRLAATEVTRACATGSCRWASWDVEVLDTPDLFSPEVAQADPAFEERGRCYLLSAPGPHAVLLVTQLGRFTAQDQRAWRGVKALFGAGIAARAVVVFTRREDLDGGSLQQYVRDTDNRALRELVAECGGRCCAFDNRAADGEREAQVGELMGLVEELVRDHGGAPYTNDVYRLAQTLGGLSPEERLHRVAERLAARAPSWSERWPLAGLWRWPKAAPGTWCKLGLVVLLGALFLLYLLCR; encoded by the coding sequence GTTTCCAGGAGTTCAGGTCCGCCCTGCAGGAGCGCAGGCTGCGCCTCCTCTTGGCCGGGAGGTCGGGGACCGGGAAGAGCGCCACTGGCAACAGCATCCTCCAGCGGAAGCACTTCCTCTCCAGGCTCGCGGCCACGGAGGTGACCAGGGCCTGCGCCACGGGGAGCTGCCGCTGGGCCTCGTGGGATGTGGAAGTCCTCGACACCCCGGACCTCTTCAGTCCCGAGGTCGCCCAGGCAGACCCGGCTTTCGAGGAGAGAGGCCGCTGCTACCTGCTGTCGGCCCCGGGGCCCCACGCCGTGCTCTTGGTGACCCAGCTCGGCCGCTTCACCGCCCAGGACCAGCGGGCCTGGCGCGGGGTGAAGGCGCTCTTCGGGGCGGGCATCGCGGCGCGCGCCGTCGTGGTCTTCACCCGCAGGGAGGACCTGGACGGGGGCTCGCTGCAGCAGTACGTGCGCGACACTGACAACCGCGCGCTCCGGGAGCTGGTGGCCGAGTGCGGGGGCCGCTGCTGCGCCTTCGACAACCGAGCGGCTGACGGGGAGCGGGAGGCGCAGGTCGGGGAGCTGATGGGGCTGGTGGAGGAGCTGGTGAGGGACCACGGCGGCGCCCCCTACACCAACGACGTGTACCGCCTGGCGCAGACCCTGGGCGGGCTGAGCCCTGAGGAGAGGCTGCACAGGGTGGCGGAGCGACTGGCTGCCCGAGCGCCGTCGTGGTCGGAGCGCTGGCCGCTGGCCGGGCTGTGGCGGTGGCCCAAAGCAGCGCCGGGGACCTGGTGTAAGCTGGGCCTGGTGGTCCTGCTGGGCGCCCTGTTCCTGCTGTACCTGCTCTGCAGGTAG